The Coregonus clupeaformis isolate EN_2021a chromosome 20, ASM2061545v1, whole genome shotgun sequence genome contains a region encoding:
- the dand5 gene encoding DAN domain family member 5 isoform X2 has product MSRLHHLYGLLRYLMMLLSGIIFVSGLVLFGLGVWIRYGAATFVQVMGSFSAQLVTISYVCMCLGAILSLLGFIGCYGAWSENRCLIMLYFIIVSMMFAAEVTGVIFILVYKDLVEVTIRGASKDSLRMSYMGPTAADPISTAWNTIMVHYKCCGFDNSTADFKNSVFSANTGLLYPKTCCVDLTSTACDGLDTTQGLIHPKSCITKLINVIQDQSVIFGSTASGICVMESVPKMGASRDFESSGNGPVDEQKPIRGTVKVVKFNPNNLGQSGLFRRGGIFPRGAPGPRMPFPAFLSMGRPGPPALPAKAATVPLHPLSHLHPDGQGDGGVGMKKRQGFEMWQRAMDKNDHSKTMSMSLPLSLKDSANKQSCAAVPFTQRITSEGCDTVTVHNKLCFGQCSSLFVPSGWESARLTGAGGHRRAPCSRCAPSKAHTVTVPLRCGMEVREKRVMVVEECKCETGREEGNIEAGASMHL; this is encoded by the exons ATGTCCAGACTACATCACCTGTATGGCCTGTTGAGGTACCTGATGATGCTACTCAGTGGCATCATATTT GTGAGTGGCCTTGTGCTGTTTGGCCTGGGTGTGTGGATCAGGTATGGTGCGGCCACCTTTGTCCAGGTGATGGGCTCTTTTTCAGCACAGCTGGTGACCATCAgctatgtgtgtatgtgcctggGGGCCATCCTGTCTCTGCTGGGGTTCATTGGCTGCTACGGGGCCTGGAGCGAGAACCGCTGCCTCATCATGCTG TATTTCATCATTGTGTCCATGATGTTTGCGGCTGAGGTTACCGGAGTTATTTTCATCTTGGTGTACAAAGATCTG GTGGAGGTTACGATTCGTGGAGCCAGTAAGGACTCTTTACGGATGTCCTATATGGGACCGACGGCTGCAGACCCCATATCAACAGCCTGGAACACCATCATGGTCCAT TACAAGTGCTGTGGCTTTGACAACTCCACGGCTGACTTCAAGAACTCTGTGTTCAGTGCTAACACTGGCCTGCTGTACCCCAAGACGTGCTGTGTTGACCTGACGAGCACCGCCTGCGACGGCCTCGACACCACCCAGGGCCTGATACACCCAAAG AGCTGCATTACCAAACTGATCAATGTGATCCAGGACCAGAGCGTCATCTTTGGCTCCACCGCTTCTGGCATCTGTGTCATGGAG AGTGTTCCGAAGATGGGCGCGAGCCGGGACTTTGAATCATCCGGTAACGGTCCAGTCGATGAACAGAAGCCTATCCGGGGAACGGTCAAAGTAGTCAAATTTAACCCCAATAATCTGGGTCAGTCGGGTCTTTTTAGACGAGGTGGGATTTTCCCCCGAGGCGCACCCGGTCCGAGAATGCCTTTCCCGGCCTTCTTGTCCATGGGACGTCCTGGCCCTCCTGCGCTCCCTGCCAAAGCAGCTACGGTGCCTCTGCATCCACTGTCACACCTGCACCCCGACGGTCAGGGCGATGGTGGGGTGGGTATGAAGAAGAGGCAGGGATTTGAGATGTGGCAGAGGGCCATGGATAAGAACGACCACAGTAAGACCATGTCCATGTCGTTGCCCCTCAGTCTGAAGGACTCTGCCAACAAACAGAGCTGCGCCGCCGTGCCTTTTACTCAG CGGATAACGTCCGAGGGCTGCGACACGGTGACGGTCCACAACAAACTGTGCTTCGGTCAATGCAGTTCGCTGTTCGTCCCGTCTGGTTGGGAGTCCGCCAGGCTGACCGGTGCAGGGGGACACCGCCGTGCGCCCTGTTCCCGCTGCGCTCCATCCAAGGCCCACACAGTGACCGTGCCTCTGCGCTGTGGGATGGAGGTGCGGGAGAAGCGCGTGATGGTGGTGGAAGAATGCAAGTGTGAGACTGGCCGAGAGGAGGGGAATATTGAGGCTGGGGCCTCCATGCACTTGTAA
- the dand5 gene encoding DAN domain family member 5 isoform X1, with the protein MSRLHHLYGLLRYLMMLLSGIIFVSGLVLFGLGVWIRYGAATFVQVMGSFSAQLVTISYVCMCLGAILSLLGFIGCYGAWSENRCLIMLYFIIVSMMFAAEVTGVIFILVYKDLVEVTIRGASKDSLRMSYMGPTAADPISTAWNTIMVHYKCCGFDNSTADFKNSVFSANTGLLYPKTCCVDLTSTACDGLDTTQGLIHPKSCITKLINVIQDQSVIFGSTASGICVMEEKMTFFINFVFLSTFAAVALALPFPHNSIKSVPKMGASRDFESSGNGPVDEQKPIRGTVKVVKFNPNNLGQSGLFRRGGIFPRGAPGPRMPFPAFLSMGRPGPPALPAKAATVPLHPLSHLHPDGQGDGGVGMKKRQGFEMWQRAMDKNDHSKTMSMSLPLSLKDSANKQSCAAVPFTQRITSEGCDTVTVHNKLCFGQCSSLFVPSGWESARLTGAGGHRRAPCSRCAPSKAHTVTVPLRCGMEVREKRVMVVEECKCETGREEGNIEAGASMHL; encoded by the exons ATGTCCAGACTACATCACCTGTATGGCCTGTTGAGGTACCTGATGATGCTACTCAGTGGCATCATATTT GTGAGTGGCCTTGTGCTGTTTGGCCTGGGTGTGTGGATCAGGTATGGTGCGGCCACCTTTGTCCAGGTGATGGGCTCTTTTTCAGCACAGCTGGTGACCATCAgctatgtgtgtatgtgcctggGGGCCATCCTGTCTCTGCTGGGGTTCATTGGCTGCTACGGGGCCTGGAGCGAGAACCGCTGCCTCATCATGCTG TATTTCATCATTGTGTCCATGATGTTTGCGGCTGAGGTTACCGGAGTTATTTTCATCTTGGTGTACAAAGATCTG GTGGAGGTTACGATTCGTGGAGCCAGTAAGGACTCTTTACGGATGTCCTATATGGGACCGACGGCTGCAGACCCCATATCAACAGCCTGGAACACCATCATGGTCCAT TACAAGTGCTGTGGCTTTGACAACTCCACGGCTGACTTCAAGAACTCTGTGTTCAGTGCTAACACTGGCCTGCTGTACCCCAAGACGTGCTGTGTTGACCTGACGAGCACCGCCTGCGACGGCCTCGACACCACCCAGGGCCTGATACACCCAAAG AGCTGCATTACCAAACTGATCAATGTGATCCAGGACCAGAGCGTCATCTTTGGCTCCACCGCTTCTGGCATCTGTGTCATGGAG GAAAAAATGACTTTCTTCATCAACTTTGTGTTTTTGTCCACATTTGCTGCCGTGGCTTTGGCACTTCCATTCCCTCACAACTCCATCAAGAGTGTTCCGAAGATGGGCGCGAGCCGGGACTTTGAATCATCCGGTAACGGTCCAGTCGATGAACAGAAGCCTATCCGGGGAACGGTCAAAGTAGTCAAATTTAACCCCAATAATCTGGGTCAGTCGGGTCTTTTTAGACGAGGTGGGATTTTCCCCCGAGGCGCACCCGGTCCGAGAATGCCTTTCCCGGCCTTCTTGTCCATGGGACGTCCTGGCCCTCCTGCGCTCCCTGCCAAAGCAGCTACGGTGCCTCTGCATCCACTGTCACACCTGCACCCCGACGGTCAGGGCGATGGTGGGGTGGGTATGAAGAAGAGGCAGGGATTTGAGATGTGGCAGAGGGCCATGGATAAGAACGACCACAGTAAGACCATGTCCATGTCGTTGCCCCTCAGTCTGAAGGACTCTGCCAACAAACAGAGCTGCGCCGCCGTGCCTTTTACTCAG CGGATAACGTCCGAGGGCTGCGACACGGTGACGGTCCACAACAAACTGTGCTTCGGTCAATGCAGTTCGCTGTTCGTCCCGTCTGGTTGGGAGTCCGCCAGGCTGACCGGTGCAGGGGGACACCGCCGTGCGCCCTGTTCCCGCTGCGCTCCATCCAAGGCCCACACAGTGACCGTGCCTCTGCGCTGTGGGATGGAGGTGCGGGAGAAGCGCGTGATGGTGGTGGAAGAATGCAAGTGTGAGACTGGCCGAGAGGAGGGGAATATTGAGGCTGGGGCCTCCATGCACTTGTAA